CTGGTAACTTACCTCTTTTGCGGACGGGAATAAAACCAACTCCTAATTTGTAAGCCAGAGGTGAGCCAAAAATGAATCCCCTCGATTCTATACCTATGACATAATCCGTTACGATCCCAGCTTCATTGCATTTTTGTGTTAAAAAGTCAATAGTGTAGCGCAGTCCCTCTGGATCGCGCAGTAGCGTAGTAATATCCCGAAATAAAATTCCGGGCTTGGGAAAATCTGGGATGTCACGAACAAGAGACTTTAAATCCATAAAAAGGGAGTGGGGAGTGGGGAGTATGGAAAGTTAGGAGTGAAGAGTGAGGAGTTATGAATTTAAATTCCTAGCTATCCCAATGCCCAATTCCCAATTTTCGGATACCTGAAAAATCGTACACTATAATGTCATACGCTGGGGGTCAAGGCTGAAGCTTCGTCCTTTATTGACGATAATTAGAATCTAAACCAAGCTAGAAAAGGTATTGCACTAAGAAATGAGGTGAATTAATTTATGTTTTAAAACTTTGATTTCAATATAGGGAAAACTGTGAATAGAAAGAGTTAAGTAATGTATATATCAGGTAGTCATACTACTGCTACAAGTCTAACGTTCAAGTCTTGGCTACCGATTTTAAATTTGTTTTACCTAGTCTGTTGGAACCGCACAAGGTATTTTATAGAATGAATGTCTCAGCAAGTTTAACGCCGTTCAACAGTCCAACTCAAGATTCGCTGCCGATGATTCTGGACACTTTGCCAGATCCTGCGATCGCTTCCAAGACATGCCCTCGGAGAACGCGGTTGCAAATTGACCTGATTTTATTGGCAATTGAAGCTTTAGAGCTTGGTGGTTCGGAAGCAATCTTGAGTTTTGCTCAAGAGTTGGATCTCAAAGGAATTGTTAAAGACAGGGTGAATTTGTGGCGGATGCGTAGCTCTAACCCGCTACGAAGAGCGCACATGCGTCGTCCCTTAACTATTATGGAAGCAAAAGCTCTCGTGGTAATTGCTTGCTACATAGCGCGGCGTTTAACTGTTGTTATCCGCCAGTTACTCATGATATGTCAACAAATGGAAGAAAAGCAGATTCCATTAGAACAGAATTTGCGTCTATCCAATTACCTAGAGCGGTTTAGAGCGCATTTTAAAAGCCGGATGAATGCTCGACGTTCTGGTGTCCTGGCATTAAGTTCTGATGAAAAATTAGATGAGCTAGCGATAAATTTGTTAGGACAATTACTATTTTGTACAGGTACAGCTGGAATGCAGCGCTTCTGGATTAGTCTTTTTGACGGTGAAGTGGAATGAATATTCAACGTAAGTATAGTCTACCTAATTGTACACTGCTTTTAGAAGGGTTAAGTGATGTCACCAGGGCTGCACAGTTCCAAGAAATGCGCCCAGAATTATCAATATTGGTAAATGCAGAATGCTATTTATCTGGTTATAATCAGCCCCTAACGGGAGGGCGGGAATTTTTTGAAAGTTTGGTGAGGGCTGTTAGCGGCTATGCCCAAGAATTTTTAAGTAGTGTACCCAATCCCCAAGCACACAATCAGGAATCGGAGCTAGTAGAGTTTCGGAAAGTTGACGGCAACCGCCACAGGTTAATTATCCATTCCGAAGGCGCTCCAGAAGGGTTTGAGTCTCACTCTAATAATTCTAAACGTCCACCTATTGAAATAGATTTGAACACGGTGCAGTTGTTTGATTTAGTGGAAGCAGTGGATCAGTTTTTTGCTGATACCCAAACTTTACCTGAACTTTCCCTAGAGCTACAACCAGTTACCAGACGTTATGGTGGTGCTAGTCAAGCTTTGATTAGACAGGCTGTACCTGCTGCTGTGGGTGTGTCAAGTTTAGCAGTCGCAGCGATCGCCTTTAACTTGATTCCACCTCCCCAAATCCGTCCACCACAGCCTCAACCAGAAAACCAAACTAGCCCTACAACCAAAAGCCTCACTCCTTCACCATCAGCCGCCGCAACACCCATTGCAGCTGCAACACCCACAGCCAATACAAAGCCACCAGTTAAAGATTTAGAAGCACTGTTAAACACAGTTCCAGAAATTACCGATCCATCCCAACTTCGGTCATTGAATCGTCAAGTGTACAACCAAATTCATCCAGCTTGGACTAATCGCTCAGGATTGAAGGAAGAATTAATTTATCGTTTGGGTGTAGCTGCGGATGGTGCGATCGTTGGTTATAAAGCGCTGAATAAAGAAGCGAATCTAGGAGTAGGTCAAACTCCTTTGCCTAAAGTACTTTACAATCCAGCTACCCGCCCTCCCATTTCCAACGAACCGATCGCCCAATTTCGAGTAGTGTTTACTACAAGAGGTGTGCTAGAAGTTAGTCCTTGGCGGGGATATGCTAGAACGCCAGAGGTAGTGGGTGCAAAAATTACTGATTCTAATATAGTTAAAAGTTTAAACCAAAAGCTATATAGCACAGTTCGGCAAACTTGGAGTGGTACTCCCACCTTTACGCGAGATTTGAAATATCGAGTAGCGGTCAATAAAGATGGTGTCATTGCTGACTATGAACCACTTAACCAAGTCGCCTTTGACTATTTCCGCGAAACACCCCTTCCGAAGATGTTCAATGCTGTCTACGGCTCAAATGTTGCTGCTCCCAATAATAAAGAACCTCTCGCCCACTTCCAAGTGGTATTTAAGCCTAACGGCACACTAGAAGTTACCCCTTGGCAGGGATATCAATAATTGGGCATTGAGCATTGGGCATTGGGATGAGAATTAAGTTGGTATTCCCTATTCTCTATATCCCTATGCCCTATGGATTTTAGACAAGCATTAAGCTTGGGTAAGAGTTCATCAAGAATTGGCTTAAATCTGCTTACTTGTTCATTTGTTAATAATTGTCTATTGATCGTTTACCGATCAATAGTTCCCAATACCCAATTACCGGGTAATTCGCCCCATATAATTCCCCCATAACTGAGCGGCTTGAGCGCTGCTACCAGATGTGGGGGAGTTGTTGTCGTTTCCTAGCCAAATACCAGTTACGAGCCGCCGACTAGGGATAAAACCGATGAACCAGAGGTCAACGTTTTTATCAGTTGTACCTGTTTTTCCGGCTTCTCCTAATCCAAGGGCAGCACTACGACCAGTACCTCTTGTGATGACACCACGCATCAAACTGGTCATTTCATCGGCTACACCATTAGCCAACACCCGTTTGTTGGCATCTGGATCTTGGTCAAAGGAGTAGATTACACGGCAGGTTTTGATATCATTGCGATCGCGGCAATCACCACTGTCTAAAATTCGGCTAATGGCATGGGGAGGATTCCACACTCCACGATTACTAATAGCGCCAAAAGCACCAGTCATTTCCAAAACATTGACCACACTTTGACCCAGTACCAAACCGGGAACCGGATCGAGGGACGATTTTATCCCTAAACGCTGTGCCATTGCCACTACTTTATTTAACCCGATTTCTTTGGCAACTCCCAAGGCGATGGGATTTTCTGAAAGAGCCAGCCCGGTGGCAATATCCAAACTACCAGCACTGGAACGACAGGGTTTATAGGTGAAGCCTTGCCAAGTTAAAGGAGCGCAGGAATAACTCTTAGATGGTGAAATTCCCTGTTCAATCGCGGCGGTGTAAGTAAAGATTTTGAAGGTGGAACCTGGTTGTCTTTTGGCTTGAACAGCACGATTGAACTGACTTTTTTTGTAGTCAGTTCCGCCTACCATTGCCAGGATACTGCCTGTACTGGAGTCAAGAGTTACCACAGCCCCTTGAGAAAAATTAAAACTTCCGCCGCTATTGTTAACTGAATTTCTTAAGGATGATTCTGCTTGGCTCTGTACAGACGGATCGAGTTGGGTTTCAATTATATAGTTCCCTTCGTTTGCAGCTCCCTGTCCTAAGATTGATTCCAGTTCAGAGAAGACGTAACTGTAAAAGTAAGGAGCGATCGTTTTAGCTTGTTGCTCACAAACTTTAGGACTAACTTGGACAGTGGAACGTCTAGCTCGGTTCGCATCTTCAGGTTTAATTTTGCCCATTTCCAGCAACCGCTTAATCACGCGATTCCGATATTCAGCTGCTTCTAGCTTATTTGGCCCATTCCCACAAAAATCGAAAGCATTGGGAGCAGGTAGAATTCCTACTAAGGTTGCTGCTTCTGCCAAAGTTAATTGTTTAGCGGGCTTCTCAAAATAATACCGGGCTGCATCCTCAAAGCCAGAGGTATCTCCCCCCAAAAAAACCCGATTTAAGTACATCAGCAAGATATCATCTTTGCTGTAAAAGGTTTCTAGCTTGAGGGCGACAACTGCTTCTCGCAATTTGCGTCCCAGGGTATCCTGTCTGCCAACATACTCGCGGAACAAACTCCGGGCAACTTGCTGCGTAACAGTGCTGGCTCCTTGCTGCACATCTCCTTTGCGGCTATTGATCAACACGGCTCGTAAAATACCCAGAGGATCAACCCCAAAGTGCCAGTAATAACGAGTATCTTCTGAAGCTACCACCGCAGCAGGTAAATAAGGGCCAAATTCGTCTAAACGCTTCATGTCTACATGAGAGATAGTTCGAGGCTCTCTTAGCGGTGTGGCTCCATCACGGGCGTAAACAACTACTGGGGCGCGTGTAGCTGTAGGTAGGGGTTTAACTCGAAATTTTAGCCATTCTACGCCAATCACTAACACTAATAGGGCTGTGACACCACCAACACCATAAGCTGTCCAACTTGCAGCTTTCACGTACCAGGCTGGTGGATCGACGTATTGCAAGCGCACAGAAGCGGCGAGTTCTGGGGGGCCAAGGGTGAGAATATCACCGTGACGCAATTCCAGGGAATTGACACGACGCTTGCCACGATAAATGCCATTGGTTGAGTTTTCGTCTTTGATTACGAAAACTGGGGTGCTATGAGTAGAATTCCGTGATAATGACAGGTGAATTTGACTGACAACAGGGTTACGGACGACGATATCACTAGATTTGGAGCTACGACCGAGAATATAGCGATCGCCCAATAGTGGATATACCTCTGCTTTATCCGCCCCCGCATCCTGCACCCAGAGTTCCG
This genomic interval from Nostoc sp. KVJ3 contains the following:
- a CDS encoding DUF3038 domain-containing protein; amino-acid sequence: MNVSASLTPFNSPTQDSLPMILDTLPDPAIASKTCPRRTRLQIDLILLAIEALELGGSEAILSFAQELDLKGIVKDRVNLWRMRSSNPLRRAHMRRPLTIMEAKALVVIACYIARRLTVVIRQLLMICQQMEEKQIPLEQNLRLSNYLERFRAHFKSRMNARRSGVLALSSDEKLDELAINLLGQLLFCTGTAGMQRFWISLFDGEVE
- a CDS encoding transglycosylase domain-containing protein encodes the protein MSAPQPPHKPQTLIGQLTQAVHTIQARVDFSKLALKPNAKVPELWVQDAGADKAEVYPLLGDRYILGRSSKSSDIVVRNPVVSQIHLSLSRNSTHSTPVFVIKDENSTNGIYRGKRRVNSLELRHGDILTLGPPELAASVRLQYVDPPAWYVKAASWTAYGVGGVTALLVLVIGVEWLKFRVKPLPTATRAPVVVYARDGATPLREPRTISHVDMKRLDEFGPYLPAAVVASEDTRYYWHFGVDPLGILRAVLINSRKGDVQQGASTVTQQVARSLFREYVGRQDTLGRKLREAVVALKLETFYSKDDILLMYLNRVFLGGDTSGFEDAARYYFEKPAKQLTLAEAATLVGILPAPNAFDFCGNGPNKLEAAEYRNRVIKRLLEMGKIKPEDANRARRSTVQVSPKVCEQQAKTIAPYFYSYVFSELESILGQGAANEGNYIIETQLDPSVQSQAESSLRNSVNNSGGSFNFSQGAVVTLDSSTGSILAMVGGTDYKKSQFNRAVQAKRQPGSTFKIFTYTAAIEQGISPSKSYSCAPLTWQGFTYKPCRSSAGSLDIATGLALSENPIALGVAKEIGLNKVVAMAQRLGIKSSLDPVPGLVLGQSVVNVLEMTGAFGAISNRGVWNPPHAISRILDSGDCRDRNDIKTCRVIYSFDQDPDANKRVLANGVADEMTSLMRGVITRGTGRSAALGLGEAGKTGTTDKNVDLWFIGFIPSRRLVTGIWLGNDNNSPTSGSSAQAAQLWGNYMGRITR
- a CDS encoding adenine phosphoribosyltransferase, which encodes MDLKSLVRDIPDFPKPGILFRDITTLLRDPEGLRYTIDFLTQKCNEAGIVTDYVIGIESRGFIFGSPLAYKLGVGFIPVRKRGKLPDAVHSIQYELEYGTDCLEVHQDALHEGSRVLIVDDLIATGGTASATAKLLQKIGCELVGFGFIIELRDLEGRKYLPDVPIISLIEY
- a CDS encoding DUF4335 domain-containing protein, translated to MNIQRKYSLPNCTLLLEGLSDVTRAAQFQEMRPELSILVNAECYLSGYNQPLTGGREFFESLVRAVSGYAQEFLSSVPNPQAHNQESELVEFRKVDGNRHRLIIHSEGAPEGFESHSNNSKRPPIEIDLNTVQLFDLVEAVDQFFADTQTLPELSLELQPVTRRYGGASQALIRQAVPAAVGVSSLAVAAIAFNLIPPPQIRPPQPQPENQTSPTTKSLTPSPSAAATPIAAATPTANTKPPVKDLEALLNTVPEITDPSQLRSLNRQVYNQIHPAWTNRSGLKEELIYRLGVAADGAIVGYKALNKEANLGVGQTPLPKVLYNPATRPPISNEPIAQFRVVFTTRGVLEVSPWRGYARTPEVVGAKITDSNIVKSLNQKLYSTVRQTWSGTPTFTRDLKYRVAVNKDGVIADYEPLNQVAFDYFRETPLPKMFNAVYGSNVAAPNNKEPLAHFQVVFKPNGTLEVTPWQGYQ